The genomic DNA TCTCCTCGTTGACGGCCGTGTGATCGGGATGCGGGGAAGCGGAAGCGCCACAATCCCGGGGCCGCAATCGAGCGTCAGCGTGAGAATAGCTGAACAGGAGACGAAGCCCGTTCAATATTCTCTCGGGCAGAATTATCCGAATCCCTTCAACCCGAAAACGGTTTTTCCGTTCGTGCTCGCGCATCCCTCCGTCGTCACGCTGAAGGTGTACGATGTCGGGGGGCGCGAGGTGGCGACACTCCTGAGCAGGCAGAGCATGGGAACGGGAAGACAGCAGGCCGAATTCGACGCAAGCATGCTCTCCAGCGGGGTCTATCTCTACAGGCTGATTGCCGAACCGGCCGAGGGGGACAGGGCCGGGGAAGGTTTTGAAGGGGTGAGAAAAATGCTCCTCCTCAGGTAAAGATGAAGAGAAGCGTTACCATCCTTTTCACGGCCGGACTGGCGTTCACCCTCACCTTCCTCCTTTCCTCTACCCATCGTCCGGTCCCCATGCACAAGACTCCGGAGGACCGGGAGGATAACGCCTGGGAGATGTTTCAGTGGTGGTACAACCAGCGGGCGTTTCCCTACGAACTGATCCCGCAGGGCGCCTTCGAAAAGGCGGCCGCCTACGCCAGGACAAAGATGAAGCGGGAGGCCAGGGGACCCTACTCCACGGCCGCAACACCCTCATGGGTGTCGCTCGGGCCGAATAACGTGGGGGGCCGCACGCTCTCAATCGCCCTCGATCCTTCGAATCCGAATATCGTCTGGGCGGGTTCCGCCAGCGGCGGGCTCTGGAAATCAGCGACCGGCGGCGAGGGAGCGAGCGCGTGGAGTTATGTCTCTACCGGCTATCCGACACTTTCGGTCAGCGCAATTTCCATCGACCCTTCCAACGCAAATCTCATCTACATCGGGACGGGGGAAATCAGCCTCTACCACCGGCCTCAGAACGGAACACCCGGGGCACGCTCGTCGTACGGGATGGGAATCCTCAAGTCGACGAACGGAGGCTTGACCTGGGCCCAGACTTCGCTGACCTGGGCATTCTCCCAGATCACGGCGGTCCAGAAAATCGCGATCAACCCGCTCAATACGAAGACTCTCTATGCCGCCACGAGCGAGGGAGTCTACAAATCCACGGATGCGGGCGCGAACTGGCTTGCCTCCGACACGGCGTTGATGGCCATGGATGTCGCGATCAATCCCGCCGACACGACAATTCTCTATGCGACGCACGGCAACCTGAACTCGACGCCGGTGAACGGCCTCTTCAAGAGCACGAACGCCGGGGGAACGTGGCTCCGGGACAGCGCCGGGCTCCCCTCGACCAATTTCGGCAGGGCCGTGATATCGATCTGTGCCAGCCACCCCTCAACGGTTTACCTCGGCATCGCGAACGCCTCGAGCGGGGCGTCGTTCGGACTCTACCGGTCGGACGACGACGGCGTTACCTGGTCGCAGGCGTCCAACGCGAACTATACCGGCGGACAGGGCTGGTATGACATCGCCGTCGCGGTCAATCCGAACGACCGGCTCACGGTCTTCTCCTCGGGCCTCGACATCTGGCGTTCCACAAGCGGCGGAGCGTCCCTTACGGAGAAATCATTCTGGTTCCAGGGAGACATGGGGGCGGTTCCTCCCGGCGGCCCTGAAGGACCCTCCTCGTACGCCCACGCCGACCACCACGCGATCGTGTTCGACCCCGCGCATCCGGATACGATCTACTTCGCGTGCGACGGCGGAGTGTTCAAGAGCACCGACGGCGGAAATACCTATCTCGGCTGCAACGGCGGATATGTGACCACACAGTTTTACAACGGATTTGCGAACGCCCTGGCGGATTCACAGATCGCCCTCGGCGGACTCCAGGATAACGGGGCGGTCCGGTATGAAGGCACCACGACCTGGAACAAAGTGGACGGTGGCGACGGGGGCTGGAGCGCGATCGATCCGACGAACGCGGGCATCCTTTATGACGAGTATGTTTACCTGTCCCTGAAGAAATCTGTCGGCGGGGGGGGCTTTAATTCGATCACCACCGGTCTGCCGGGCGGATCGACCGTCTCGAATTTCATCGCTCCGTTTGTGATTTCACACTCAAATCCCGCCATACTCTACGCCGGAAATCTGGATGTGTATAAGACCACCAACGGGGGAAGCTCGTGGTTCGCCCCGAACGGGGGCGCAAACCTGAACGGCACGAAGGTCGCATGTATCGGTGTTTCCTACACCAGCTCCGACACCCTCCTGGCGGCGACGGGATCCGGGGGCGTCGCGGATTCGCCTCTGTTCCAGGTCTTCGGTTCGACGAACGGAGGACAGACGTGGACGAACGTGACGGGTTCGCTCCCGAATCGTTATCCGACAGACATTGAATTCGATCCCGGCGTCAGCTCCACCGTCTACATCACGTTTTCCGGATACGGAACCGGGCATCTCTTCAAGTCGACGAACGTCGGCCAGAGCTGGACGGACATCACCTCCAACCTCCCCGACATTCCGCACCAGAGCGTCGTCGTCGATCCGGTCCAGCCTCAGAACATCTATGCGGGGACCGATCTCGGGGTCTACCATTCTTCGAACGGGGGAACGCTCTGGGAAGACTTCAGCAGCGGCATGGTTCCGGCGATGGTGCTCGATATGACCGTCTCCCGCTCCAATAACGCTCTGCGCGCGGCGACGTTCGGAAACGGCGTGTACGAGCGCAAGCTTGTGCGCGTGGCGTTGCTCGCCCTTCAGGCGCCTGTCGGTGGAGAAGTCTTGCTTGGGGGCCAACCCTCACTGATCAAGTGGTCTGAGCAGCTGGTATCGGCTGTGAAGATCGAATATTCGCCGAACGACGGAGGAACG from Bacteroidota bacterium includes the following:
- a CDS encoding T9SS type A sorting domain-containing protein; the protein is LLVDGRVIGMRGSGSATIPGPQSSVSVRIAEQETKPVQYSLGQNYPNPFNPKTVFPFVLAHPSVVTLKVYDVGGREVATLLSRQSMGTGRQQAEFDASMLSSGVYLYRLIAEPAEGDRAGEGFEGVRKMLLLR